Genomic window (Aquimarina sp. BL5):
GAGCTATACCAGTAGTGTCAGATGGATTGTAATTTTCACTAGAATAAGAATCAACATCTGTAAAAATAGCGTCCTGCTCGATAGCATTATCGATTTGAGCTGATTTTTCTGAGAAGTAATTAGAGTAATAATTAGAGGTTGTCCCAGTTTCTGTTCTGGTAGGTTGAGGTTCATAATTCCTTTGGCTTCTTGCTTCACCGTAAATGCCATCATCATAAGATACATAGTCATATGAACCACAAGATGTCAACATAAGTAGAGAGGCTGTGAGAAAAATCCCAACAGCTCCTTTTTTTTGAAAATAAATTTTAAGTCGCATATCTCCTTATTTTATTGTTGAACAATACAAATTTAGTTAGTTTTGCGCTAACTATTTTTTATTTAACAAAGTCACAACATTTGTGCCAAATAGCAGGTTATGAGCAAAAATCTAACGAAACGTAGTGAGGATTATTCTAAATGGTATAACGAACTGGTCGTAAAGGCTGATTTAGCTGAGAATTCGGCGGTAAGAGGGTGCATGGTAATCAAGCCCTATGGATATGCGATTTGGGAGAAAATGCAGGCTGAATTAGATCGAAAATTTAAGGAAACAGGTCATCAAAACGCATATTTTCCTCTTTTTGTTCCTAAAAGTCTGTTTGAAGCTGAAGAAAAAAATGCAGAAGGCTTTGCAAAAGAATGTGCAGTAGTTACTCATTATAGATTAAAAACAGATCCCGAGGATCCTTCAAAATTAGTTGTGGATCCAAAAGCTAAGTTGGAGGAAGAGCTAATCGTTCGTCCTACTTCTGAGGCAATTATTTGGAATACTTACAAAGGTTGGGTTCAGTCATATAGAGATTTACCTATTTTGATAAACCAATGGGCGAATGTGGTAAGATGGGAGATGAGAACACGTTTATTTTTAAGAACTGCCGAGTTTTTGTGGCAAGAAGGTCATACAGCTCATGAAACAAGACAGGAAGCGATTGCAGAAACAGAGCAGATGAATAATGTGTATGCTGATTTTGTGGAAAATTTCATGGCTATTCCAGTTGTTAAAGGAAGAAAAACAGAAAGTGAACGTTTTGCGGGAGCGGAAGATACATATTGTATAGAGGCATTGATGCAAGATGGTAAAGCATTACAAGCAGGAACATCGCATTTTTTAGGACAGAATTTTGCGAAAGCATTTGATGTGAAATTCACTTCTAAAGAAGGGAAGCTCGATTATGTTTGGGCTACATCTTGGGGGGTGTCAACTAGGTTGATGGGAGCTCTTATTATGACTCATAGTGATGATAATGGATTAGTTTTACCTCCTAATCTTGCTCCGATACAAGTTGTTATTGTTCCAATATATAAAGGAGAAGAGCAGTTGGGTCAAATTTCGGAAGTGGCTAATGAGTTGGTTGGTGATTTAAAAGCGAAAGGAATCTCTGTAAAATTTGATGATAGAGATACATATAGACCGGGCGCTAAGTTTGCGCAATATGAACTACAAGGGGTTCCGTTGCGAATAGCAATTGGTCCTAAAGATTTAGAAAAAGGAACAGTGGAACTAGCACGTCGTGATACTTTGTCGAAACAATTTGTAGATAAAGAGGAAGTTGTAAGTACTATCGAGTCTTTACTTGTGGAGATACAAGAGAGTTTACATAAGAAAGCTACAGAGTATAGAGATAGTCATATCACGGAGGTTTCTTCTTTTGATGAATTTAAAGATGTTTTAGAGCGTAAAGGAGGGTTTATATCAGCTCATTGGGATGGTACCGCAGAAACTGAGCAAAAGATAAAAGAATTGACTAAAGCAACTATTCGTTGTATTCCTTTTGATGCTAAAGAAGAAAATGGTAGCTGTGTGTATAGTGGTAAACCTTCTAAAGTGAGGGTGTTATTTGCTAAAGCGTATTAAGTTTTAGAAAAAAATAAAATAACTCTTGCGCCATTAAAAAATAGTTGTATTTTTGCATCCGCAATTAGACAAACAACTATGGCCCGTTCGTCTATCGGCTAGGACGCCAGGTTTTCATCCTGGTAAGAGGGGTTCGATTCCCCTACGGGCTACGAATTAAAAAATTAATTGCAAGTTTAGAGTGAAAGCTATAAATTTGCAATCCTTGAAAAAGGAAAAAGGCCCGTTCGTCTATCGGCTAGGACGCCAGGTTTTCATCCTGGTAAGAGGGGTTCGATTCCCCTACGGGCTACGAATTTTATAGTAAAGAAATTTAACAAAGAAAAGATGGCAAATCATAAGTCAGCATTAAAGAGAATAAGAAATAGTGAGACAAAGCGTCTTAGAAACAAATATCAGCATAAAACTACACGTAATGCTATCAAGAAATTACGTGAAGCTGATAAGAAAGAAGCTGAGACTTTGTTTCCTTCTGTAGTTTCTATGATCGATAGATTGGCAAAGCGTAATATTATCCATGATAATAAAGCCGCTAATATAAAATCTAAGTTAGCTAAGCACGTAGCTGCTCTTTAGTTAGAAAGAGTTTTAACGATATATAAGCTTCTTCACTCAGGTGAAGAGGCTTTTTTTGTTTTTTAATATTAAGTTTTTCTGGTTTCTGTGTAACCTGCACGCTATAATATCTGTCATATGGAAAAGCTTTAAGATGAATACAAAATTTTCTTATTATTTGGAACTAGCCGCAAGATGGCACGTTTTTATATTGTTATCTATATATGGTTCAGGGAAACTATTAGGAGGTCAATTTTACCGAAAAGGTAACTTGCCAGAAGAAATTGCAAAAATCTCCTTATCGGAGGTTGGTGGCTTTGATCTAGCTTGGACTTTTATGGGGTATTCATATTCCTATATTCTGTTTATTGGAACTTCGCAATTAGTTGGCGCTTTTCTTCTTTTATTTCGTAAAACCAAATTGATAGGTGTGATTATACTACTTCCGATTCTGATTAATATAATTGTTTTTGATACTATCTTTTTAGAAACTTATGGAGCTCTAGCTAGCGCTATTGTGTATTTCTTGCTCTTGCTCTATATTCTTTGGTATAATAAGAAGAATATAGTTATGTTGATGAAAGCGCCCATCGTTAAGGATAGTTCTGGTCAAAAAATGAATAATAATTTATCGAGAAAACTGGTCAAAATTAGTCTTGTTTTCGGAGTGATGATGTTAATTTTTGGTATGGAGCAACTAATAGTTAATTATCTTGGTCACTGATTTTATTCTTTTCTTCAATCCATCGAGACATAAATTCTGTGCTTTTCATACTGTGGTGATGTAGCATGGATCCAATGAAGTTTTTAGAGCGATGCTCTTTAAGATTATTCTGTAAATTACTAATGCATTGAATGAGTTGATTGGTGTGTCTATCCTTTTGAAATAGTGTATTAATAATTTCTATTCCATTTTGTTGCGCTTGGTGCCAAATGTTTTGATTGTTATATAGTTTTATCGCAGCGTTTGCAAACTCTTCTGGTGTGTCTTTAATGAAGCCATTCCAGTCAGAGTCTTCTCCGAGCATGCCTTCTGCTCCAATTGTAGTAGTGATGCTAGGAGTTCCGCATAACATTGCTTCTGCTAATTTACCTTTGATTCCAGCTCCAAAACGTAAAGGAGCAAGGCATACACGTGCTTGTTTTATAACTTCTTGTGCATTTTTTGCCCAACCCTTTATATGGAAACCTTGCTTTGGATTGTGTAATTGCGTAGCTTTTGGAGGAGGGTAAGCTCCGTATATGTGTAGTTCTGTTTCAGGTAATTGTTTTCTTATCAATGGCCAGATGGTTTCTTTAAGATATAGAATACTGTTCCAGTTTGGTTCATGACGAAAGTTTCCTATAGTTGTAAAGTGATTTCTTTTGCTGAATACGGGCCATCGTTGTTTAATTTCTTCTGTAATAGGGTCCAAAAGAAAAGGGAGGTAGTGTATTAGCTTTTTATCGATGTTGAATTCTTCTTTTAGTAAGTTTGTTTCGAAATCAGAAATAATTAAAGAGAGATCGCAGCGATAGATACTGGCAATTTCTCTTTTTGCGATATCACTATTCTTTAAATCTGAATAGTTAAATATAGTTCCTGCTTTAAATGTTTCTTGCCTTGTTTTGCGAAGACTGTGCAAATCTTCTGTATTTAAAATTCTAAGAGTATCTGGAAGATGTTTTGAAACTCTCCAACCAAATTGTTCTTCTGTCATAAATCTATCAAACACTACGATATTTGGGTTTAAATCATTAACGAAGTTATCAAAATTAGTATTATTGATTTCGATATTAGCTTTGGTAACACCAAGTGTTTGGATATCGTACATGTGATTACTTTCTGCGGCTGCACTTGCAAAGGTGATTTTCCATCCTTCGGATAAAAACAGTTGAATTAGTTGTAGCATTCGGGTTCCTGCTGCAGATGAATTAGGTTCCGGCCAGACGTTTCCTATGATGAGAATGCTTTTCATTTGTTGTCTTTGTAAAAATAAAAAAGCCTCAGAAATTTCTGAGGCTATAATATTATGTAAAAAAAATAAATTTAAGACAGTTTAGAAAACATTGTCTCCATTTTTTCTTTTTCTTCTTGCGCTAATGCTTGATCTACTAAGATACGACCGCTATGCTCATCAGTAATAATTTTTTTACGAGAAGCTATCTCCATCTGAACTTGAGGAGGAATTGTAAAAAAAGATCCTCCAGATGCTCCACGCTCAATTGGTACAACTGCTAGTCCATTCTTCACATTATTTCTGATTCTGTTATAAGCAGCTACTAGTCTTTCTTCTATTTGTTTTTGAAAATCTTCAGACTTAGCTATTAAAGCTTGTTCTTCTTTTTCAGTTTCTGCAAGGATAGCATCAAGCTCACCTTTTTTATGGCTAAGGTGTTTATTTCTTTCAGAAAGACGTTCTTTAGTCTGATCGATGATCTCATTTTTCTGAACGATCTGCGCTTTAAACTCCTTTATATGCTTATCAGATAACTCAATTTCTAGTTCCTGAAATTCTATTTCTTTGCTAAGAGAGTTGTATTCACGATTGTTTCGTACATTTTTTTGTTGCTCTCCGTATTTTTTGATTAAAGATTTAGCTTCTTCGATTAGGTTTTTCTTAGTCTTGATACTTTCGTCGATAGTTTCAAGATCTGTGTTTAATTTTTCTAATCTTTTGTTTAATCCGGCTACTTCATCTTCGAGATCTTCAACTTCTAATGGAAGCTCTCCACGCACATTTCTAATCTCATCAACTCTAGAGTCAATTAATTGCAAATCGTATAATGCTCTTAATTTTTGCTCAACAGTAACTTCTTTCTTTGCCATATTTTATATGTATTGAATGGGATTGGTGTTTTTATCCGATAAAATGATTGCAAAATTACTAATTTTTTTTCTAAGATAGCTAACAATTAGGTTTTTTGTGTACTGCTCACTTTCATAATGACCAATATCTGCTAGAATAAGCTTATTTTCTGCTTCGTAAAACTGGTGGTATTTTAAATCAGCTGTTATAAATACATCTGCTCCAGCGTTTTGGGCGTTTTTAATTGCAAAACTACCACTACCACCTAATACAGCAACTTTTCTAATCGGTTTATCTAGCAATGTAGAATGCCTGACACAGCCCGTTTTGAAAACTTCTTTGATATGTTTTAGGAATGCAATCTCATTCATTTCTTCGGGTAACTCACCAATCATTCCCATCCCAATATGTTGGTTTCTGTTTTCTAAAGTTGTGATTTCATAGGCAACTTCCTCATAAGAATGATTGTCTATTAACGCTTTTAAAATTTTACTCTCATTGTGTTTAGGGTAGGTGATCTGTATTTGAGTTTCGCTTTCGTAATGCGTTTTACCAATTTCCCCAATAGATGGATTTGCATTTTCGGAAGCTCTAAAAGTTCCGATTCCATCTGATGAAAAACTACAATGATCATAATTACCAATAGTACCAGCTCCAGCATCGAATAGTTTAGATCGTAGCGAATCAGCTTCTTTATTGGGAGCAAAAGTGACTAGTTTTTTTATATTTCCACTTTGTGGAATTAAAACTTGTCGATTCAATAATCCTAGTTGTTCACAAATCATGTCATTTACTCCGTGCAAGGCATTGTCAAGTGCTGTATGGATTGCGAAAATAGCTATATCATGTTTGATAGCTTTCATGACCACACGCTCTACATAATTAGTACCATTAAATTTTTTAATGCCTTTGAAAACTATAGGGTGGAAGCTAACGATAAGATTACAATCTTTTTCTATAGCTTCATCTATTATAATTTCTAAAGTATCCAATGTAACGAGAATTCCTGTAACGGTTGTGTTTTTGTCTCCAACTAATAACCCTACGTTGTCAAAATCTTCAGCGTAGTTTGTTGGAGCTAAAGTTTCAAGGTGTTGTATGACCTCTTTAATCTGCATTTGCGAATATTTTTAAATATAAATTGAATGTAAAAAAACTTTTGCCAATAATCAAAGTTTCGTTTTATACATTTGTCATTATAATATTATCAATAGTAAGTATAAGCGTTTGAATTTATTACGAAAAATACTTTTACCGATTGTTCCTGTCTACTATTTCGTTACTTGGTTACGTAATAAAATGTATGATTTAGGGCTAAAAAAATCAGTTTCATATGATTTTCCTGTGATCGCGGTGGGTAATTTAAGTGTTGGTGGAACTGGTAAATCACCCATGGTTGAATATCTAATTCGATTGCTGAAAGATAAAGTGTCGCTTGCAACACTAAGTAGAGGGTATAAAAGAGAAACTAAAGGATTTCTGGAGGTAGAAGTCAATGCTACTGCAAAAGATGTAGGAGATGAGCCATTACAGTTTAAAACTAAATTTACTAATGTCACTGTTGCTGTTGATGGAGATAGGCGCAATGGTATAAGGAGCTTAAAAACCCAGAATCCTAATCTCGAAGTTATTTTGTTAGATGATGCTTATCAACATCGTAAAGTAAAAGCAGGATTTTACATTTTACTTACTCCATATTATGATTTATATTGTAATGATATCGTATTGCCGACAGGAAATTTAAGAGAACCTAGAAGTGGTGCAGATCGTGCGGATATTATTGTGGTTACCAAATGTCCAAACAATTTAGGAGATGAAACCATGCAGGAAATTGAAAAGAAATTAAGAGTAAAACCTTCTCAGGCCTTGTTGTTTTCCACAATTGATTATGGAAATAATATTATTAATGCATCAGACCGACGATCATTAGATACTCTAAAAAGAACCTCGTTTACATTGGTTACGGGAATTGCTAACCCAAAACCTTTATTAGAGTATTATCATTCTTTAGGCCTTAATTTTAATCATATCAATTATCCGGATCATCACAACTTTACAGATACTGAACTGGATGAGTTAAAAAAATACAGCTTGATCATTACAACAGAAAAGGATTATGTGAGATTAGCTCCTAATTTTTCTGAAGATGCATTATGGTATCAGCCGATTGAGATGAAATTTATCAAAAATCAAGATGTTTTTGATAATTATATAGTGAGCTATATAAAAAAATGAGGTCCTATTTAGGACCTCATTTTATATGTTTTGGCTAACTCAAACAAAGAGAATAAAGATGTCTCTTACGTTGAGTTATATATTAAGCAATAGATATGCCAAACCTTTAAGAAGTGGTTTGTTTTTTTGACAAAGCTTTATGTAATTTGGTGAAAAACTCTTCCGTTTTATATGGTTTCGGAATGATGTCATTAAAGCCATTATTATAGAATTCATCTAGATTATCATCTAGTGTTACAGCCGTTAATGCTACAATAGGAATTTCTGTATTAAATTCTCTAATTAGTTTTGTTGCTTCGATTCCACTTATTCCTGGCATATGAATATCCATAAGGACTAAATCAAACTCACTATTTTTTACTTTATTGACAGCAATATCACCATTATCGGCTACATCACAGATCATTTTATTCTTTTCTAAAATCTTTCTGGTTATAAGTTGATTGATTTTATTGTCTTCTACAACCAGAACTCTTTTGTCTATCATTACACTATAATCAATCTTTTTTGCTTCTTCCTGATAATTAGAGACAACATCTTCAAACACTTCAAACTTAAGATCAAAATGAAATCTGGATCCTTGTCCTAATTCGCTTTCTAATTTGATTTCGCTATCCATTAATGATAGTAGATTCTTAACTATAGATAATCCTAAGCCAGTACCTCCAAATTTTCTATTAATCTGAACGGATCCTTGTGTGAAGTTTTCGAAAATACTCAGTTGTTTTTTGTCAGATATACCAACTCCGTTATCTTTAATTTCGAAATTAAGAAAAACCTTATTTTCAATATGGTTGATCATCTTAACCTTGATCCAGATGTCTCCATTTTGAGTAAACTTAATAGAGTTTCCAATAAGATTAATCAGGATTTGTGAGATTTTCAGAGGATCTCCTTTAAGTTTAGTGGGTATTGATTTGTCAAATTCGTAATGAAGGTTATTGTTACGGTCTTTTGCTGATTTTCCTAAAGCTATTAAAACATCATTAATTCTTTTCTGTAGATTGAACGAAGTGTTTTCTATTTCTACTTTGTTTGCTTCTAGTTTATTTAGGTCTAAAATATTATTAATTAAAGAAAGTAAGTATTCTCCAGAAAACTTAAGAGAGTTTAGGTGTTCTTTTTGGTTAGGAGTAGGGCTTTCTTCTAGCAATAAATGGGTTAATCCTGTAACAGCATATAAAGGTGTTCGTAATTCGTGTGTTATAGTAGATAAGAACTGAACTTTTGCTTCGCTAG
Coding sequences:
- the proS gene encoding proline--tRNA ligase produces the protein MSKNLTKRSEDYSKWYNELVVKADLAENSAVRGCMVIKPYGYAIWEKMQAELDRKFKETGHQNAYFPLFVPKSLFEAEEKNAEGFAKECAVVTHYRLKTDPEDPSKLVVDPKAKLEEELIVRPTSEAIIWNTYKGWVQSYRDLPILINQWANVVRWEMRTRLFLRTAEFLWQEGHTAHETRQEAIAETEQMNNVYADFVENFMAIPVVKGRKTESERFAGAEDTYCIEALMQDGKALQAGTSHFLGQNFAKAFDVKFTSKEGKLDYVWATSWGVSTRLMGALIMTHSDDNGLVLPPNLAPIQVVIVPIYKGEEQLGQISEVANELVGDLKAKGISVKFDDRDTYRPGAKFAQYELQGVPLRIAIGPKDLEKGTVELARRDTLSKQFVDKEEVVSTIESLLVEIQESLHKKATEYRDSHITEVSSFDEFKDVLERKGGFISAHWDGTAETEQKIKELTKATIRCIPFDAKEENGSCVYSGKPSKVRVLFAKAY
- the rpsT gene encoding 30S ribosomal protein S20, with protein sequence MANHKSALKRIRNSETKRLRNKYQHKTTRNAIKKLREADKKEAETLFPSVVSMIDRLAKRNIIHDNKAANIKSKLAKHVAAL
- a CDS encoding glycosyltransferase, which translates into the protein MKSILIIGNVWPEPNSSAAGTRMLQLIQLFLSEGWKITFASAAAESNHMYDIQTLGVTKANIEINNTNFDNFVNDLNPNIVVFDRFMTEEQFGWRVSKHLPDTLRILNTEDLHSLRKTRQETFKAGTIFNYSDLKNSDIAKREIASIYRCDLSLIISDFETNLLKEEFNIDKKLIHYLPFLLDPITEEIKQRWPVFSKRNHFTTIGNFRHEPNWNSILYLKETIWPLIRKQLPETELHIYGAYPPPKATQLHNPKQGFHIKGWAKNAQEVIKQARVCLAPLRFGAGIKGKLAEAMLCGTPSITTTIGAEGMLGEDSDWNGFIKDTPEEFANAAIKLYNNQNIWHQAQQNGIEIINTLFQKDRHTNQLIQCISNLQNNLKEHRSKNFIGSMLHHHSMKSTEFMSRWIEEKNKISDQDN
- a CDS encoding zinc ribbon domain-containing protein, with product MAKKEVTVEQKLRALYDLQLIDSRVDEIRNVRGELPLEVEDLEDEVAGLNKRLEKLNTDLETIDESIKTKKNLIEEAKSLIKKYGEQQKNVRNNREYNSLSKEIEFQELEIELSDKHIKEFKAQIVQKNEIIDQTKERLSERNKHLSHKKGELDAILAETEKEEQALIAKSEDFQKQIEERLVAAYNRIRNNVKNGLAVVPIERGASGGSFFTIPPQVQMEIASRKKIITDEHSGRILVDQALAQEEKEKMETMFSKLS
- a CDS encoding Nif3-like dinuclear metal center hexameric protein; the encoded protein is MQIKEVIQHLETLAPTNYAEDFDNVGLLVGDKNTTVTGILVTLDTLEIIIDEAIEKDCNLIVSFHPIVFKGIKKFNGTNYVERVVMKAIKHDIAIFAIHTALDNALHGVNDMICEQLGLLNRQVLIPQSGNIKKLVTFAPNKEADSLRSKLFDAGAGTIGNYDHCSFSSDGIGTFRASENANPSIGEIGKTHYESETQIQITYPKHNESKILKALIDNHSYEEVAYEITTLENRNQHIGMGMIGELPEEMNEIAFLKHIKEVFKTGCVRHSTLLDKPIRKVAVLGGSGSFAIKNAQNAGADVFITADLKYHQFYEAENKLILADIGHYESEQYTKNLIVSYLRKKISNFAIILSDKNTNPIQYI
- the lpxK gene encoding tetraacyldisaccharide 4'-kinase, which translates into the protein MNLLRKILLPIVPVYYFVTWLRNKMYDLGLKKSVSYDFPVIAVGNLSVGGTGKSPMVEYLIRLLKDKVSLATLSRGYKRETKGFLEVEVNATAKDVGDEPLQFKTKFTNVTVAVDGDRRNGIRSLKTQNPNLEVILLDDAYQHRKVKAGFYILLTPYYDLYCNDIVLPTGNLREPRSGADRADIIVVTKCPNNLGDETMQEIEKKLRVKPSQALLFSTIDYGNNIINASDRRSLDTLKRTSFTLVTGIANPKPLLEYYHSLGLNFNHINYPDHHNFTDTELDELKKYSLIITTEKDYVRLAPNFSEDALWYQPIEMKFIKNQDVFDNYIVSYIKK
- a CDS encoding response regulator, producing the protein MASSQTGEIQENRGVKDSIENYLTKASYAINTAQLATALENITLAKELAVENQNKTYRAKTNRVLAELYLELGDLKSAKEQITSAIEIQIKQKDEIALANSYNVCGSIHTKLKDFENAKKHLELAYALIEKNNIEKLEGPAKINVGLLALEMSQPEAAIKHFNSGLPKVDYLEQSYYKAKLYTNKARAQMALDSLDDAIATNDLAMQIGSEMGYFEIQSESFQLYSQIYEKKEEFETSLANLRSHQQFKDSLFNINKEIIAQDARAKLGLGDDKVKIEELTEENKQQQKSLKLGRLTTILSIALITILSLLTLSLYKNNNLRARANELLQNKNTELILAKENAERASEAKVQFLSTITHELRTPLYAVTGLTHLLLEESPTPNQKEHLNSLKFSGEYLLSLINNILDLNKLEANKVEIENTSFNLQKRINDVLIALGKSAKDRNNNLHYEFDKSIPTKLKGDPLKISQILINLIGNSIKFTQNGDIWIKVKMINHIENKVFLNFEIKDNGVGISDKKQLSIFENFTQGSVQINRKFGGTGLGLSIVKNLLSLMDSEIKLESELGQGSRFHFDLKFEVFEDVVSNYQEEAKKIDYSVMIDKRVLVVEDNKINQLITRKILEKNKMICDVADNGDIAVNKVKNSEFDLVLMDIHMPGISGIEATKLIREFNTEIPIVALTAVTLDDNLDEFYNNGFNDIIPKPYKTEEFFTKLHKALSKKQTTS